One window from the genome of Gopherus evgoodei ecotype Sinaloan lineage chromosome 2, rGopEvg1_v1.p, whole genome shotgun sequence encodes:
- the TWISTNB gene encoding DNA-directed RNA polymerase I subunit RPA43 → METTVEAPHSAAGPVPCPQIPSFAAACRLVRSRYSCLVAAPHRRHIALAPRYLSRKRTGIREQLDSELLRYSESLSGVPVAYDNIRVVGELGDIYDDQGFIHFNIEADFVIFTPKKGKKLVGVINKVAPSHIGCLIHGCFNASIPKPDRMSAIEWQDIELKIGDKLEFEVVHLDSDAAGVFFIRGRLNKDSMQSKYPEAVTEDTNSRDEIPKKKHKKRDRRNCELENDTKLTNNADTTVVEDAEEQNADTVNGFYDKKPKKKKKHKQEKQKPEYCGGDCSGYPSDHKKLKRKKRKHCDVNEESELSQLSQEPKAKKRKE, encoded by the exons ATGGAAACTACCGTGGAGGCGCCGCACTCGGCGGCGGGGCCGGTGCCCTGCCCGCAGATCCCGTCCTTCGCGGCCGCCTGCCGCCTGGTGCGGAGCCGCTACTCGTGCCTGGTGGCGGCGCCGCATCGGAGACACATCGCGCTGGCGCCGCGCTACCTGAGCCGGAAACGCACCGGGATCCGGGAGCAGCTCGACAGCGAGCTGCTGAGATACTCGGAGAG CCTCAGCGGTGTGCCAGTGGCTTATGATAACATCAGAGTAGTGGGTGAATTAGGTGATATTTATGATGACCAAGGATTCATCCATTTTAACATCGAAGCAGATTTTGTCATTTTCACTCCcaagaaaggaaaaaagcttGTG gGTGTAATCAATAAAGTGGCCCCAAGTCATATCGGCTGTCTGATACATGGGTGTTTCAATGCTTCCATCCCTAAACCCGATCGAATGTCAGCTATAGAATGGCAAGACATTGAGTTAAAAATAGGAGATAAACTGGAATTTGAAGTGGTGCATTTAGATTCCGATGCTGCTGGAGTATTCTTCATTCGGGGGAGACTGAATAAAGACAG TATGCAATCCAAATATCCTGAAGCAGTAACTGAAGATACAAACAGTAGAGatgaaataccaaagaaaaaacacaagaaaagagACAGAAGGAATTGTGAGTTAGAAAATGACACGAAGCTTACAAACAATGCAGATACTACTGTGGTGGAAGATGCAGAAGAGCAGAATGCTGATACAGTAAATGGATTTTATGataaaaagccaaagaaaaagaaaaaacataagcAAGAAAAGCAGAAACCTGAATATTGTGGAGGTGACTGTAGTGGTTACCCGAGTGACCATAAAAAGcttaagagaaagaaaagaaaacattgtgATGTAAATGAAGAGAGTGAATTATCTCAATTGTCACAAGAACCTAAAGCCAAAAAGAGAAAGGAATGA